AAAAGGTGAGAGACACGCTGCCATCAGGGAAATAGTGGAATCGAAGAGGATTCACACCCAGGAAGAACTGGTATGTGAGTTACAGAGACTGGGATACGAAGTGACTCAGGCTACGATATCGAGGGACATAAGTGAATTGGGTTTGTTGAAAGTCCGGATGGGTGATGGTACTAGTATTTATGCTCTTCCCGAAGGTAAATTCATAGGCGATGAAACGGAGCATCTTCGAAGGATGCTCGAGGATTTTGTGGTAAGCCTGAATCGGAGCGGGAATCTCATCGTGGTTAAAACCACTCCAGGTACCGCTCAGGGTGTAGCCTCCGCACTTGAT
The genomic region above belongs to Actinomycetota bacterium and contains:
- the argR gene encoding arginine repressor; the encoded protein is MRLKGERHAAIREIVESKRIHTQEELVCELQRLGYEVTQATISRDISELGLLKVRMGDGTSIYALPEGKFIGDETEHLRRMLEDFVVSLNRSGNLIVVKTTPGTAQGVASALDGVRWEEVLGTVAGDDTILVVTHNSSEGASVLARLNELKSK